From the genome of Apodemus sylvaticus chromosome 3, mApoSyl1.1, whole genome shotgun sequence, one region includes:
- the LOC127679987 gene encoding Kruppel-like factor 18 yields MEMAENTVASQPGSWNTQPSPMESSQLISGQSSDMPTWKQTVMASTSCSNQDAACTLSSTAHLGEANDFLFGEPSETSFWYQQVVSAEQKISPAGPQHMQLNSTPKTCLSHSQKRAELDTRDTLYNEGYWKRTMNSDKTLLFTNTEMCLNPRINFGNHQKVLSGSHALQDPNVDHSLASKHDQIFSGEHEMPFHGNQTNYNQVTPRNGGHLTLYGNQMTSPSYTQALYPNQIITSFSEQNRFRNHQESPVADNEYYGDQMILPNGNQVFSEPQMRINCDQTNDQMKSFSVQNVSKDQENLLSGEHSLSGYHSSGYRCDQDLTVNHQVSISIAGQSFYEFQKETSSFDTTLHGYKRTTYSPEENLASHSETSPSSEEIFYLGQIKTSFDENVCPSQNGTPNLEGSLDWQVTSLSPQASYVDENPYPSSSPLVQRQPQENSSASSLVQVQHAEMKLDTKTKSPVSRKNPHPLKSFACTYQDCQKSYKKSHHLKNHMKKHTRQKDYACDEPGCKWKFFRSEDLKRHKQKHSGERPYPCDMCNKSYSRPDYLKKHQRIHLQTSPTTAT; encoded by the coding sequence ATGGAGATGGCAGAAAACACAGTTGCTTCCCAGCCAGGATCCTGGAATACCCAACCTTCCCCTATGGAGTCCAGCCAGCTTATTTCAGGTCAGAGCTCAGATATGCCTACCTGGAAACAAACAGTGATGGCATCAACATCCTGTAGCAACCAAGATGCAGCCTGTACTCTGAGTTCAACAGCACACCTGGGAGAAGCCAATGATTTCCTGTTTGGAGAGCCAAGTGAGACCTCTTTTTGGTACCAGCAAGTTGTGTCTGCTGAGCAGAAAATCTCCCCTGCAGGCCCTCAGCACATGCAGCTCAACAGCACCCCGAAGACATGCCTTTCTCATTCCCAGAAGAGAGCAGAACTTGACACCAGGGATACTCTCTACAATGAAGGCTACTGGAAGAGGACAATGAACTCTGACAAGACTCTCTTGttcacaaatacagaaatgtgtTTGAATCCCAGGATTAACTTTGGTAATCATCAAAAGGTGCTTTCAGGAAGTCATGCTCTCCAGGACCCAAATGTAGATCACTCCCTTGCTTCTAAACATGACCAGATTTTCAGTGGTGAACATGAGATGCCTTTCCATGGTAACCAGACCAACTACAATCAGGTGACACCAAGGAATGGAGGGCATCTGACTCTCTATGGGAATCAGATGACATCACCCAGTTATACACAGGCCCTTTATCCCAATCAAATCATAACATCCTTTTCTGAACAGAATCGTTTTAGGAATCACCAGGAGAGCCCAGTAGCTGACAATGAATACTATGGAGATCAGATGATACTGCCAAATGGAAACCAggttttctctgagcctcagatgagaattaACTGTGACCAAACAAATGACCAAATGAAATCCTTCAGTGTTCAGAATGTCTCCAAAGATCAAGAGAATCTCCTCAGTGGTGAGCACTCCCTCTCTGGGTATCATTCATCAGGGTACAGATGTGACCAGGATTTGACTGTGAATCACCAGGTATCAATTTCAATTGCTGGCCAgtctttctatgagtttcagaaaGAGACTTCCAGTTTTGACACAACTCTTCATGGGTATAAGAGGACAACATACAGTCCAGAAGAGAACCTGGCTAGCCATTCAGAGACAAGTCCCAGTTCTGAAGAGATATTCTATTTGGGTCAGATAAAGACCTCTTTTGATGAAAATGTCTGCCCAAGTCAGAATGGAACACCCAATCTGGAAGGAAGCCTTGATTGGCAGGTGACTTCACTTAGTCCCCAAGCCTCATATGTGGATGAAAACCCTTATCCTTCAAGTTCCCCTTTGGTCCAAAGACAACCTCAGGAAAACTCTTCAGCTTCCAGTTTGGTCCAGGTACAACATGCAGAGATGAAGttagacaccaagaccaagagcCCAGTGTCCCGGAAGAACCctcatcctttgaagagcttcgcCTGTACCTACCAGGATTGTCAGAAATCATACAAAAAGTCTCACCACCTCAAAAACcacatgaagaaacacacacGTCAGAAGGATTATGCCTGTGATGAGCCTGGATGCAAATGGAAATTCTTCCGCTCAGAAGATCTCAAGAGACACAAGCAAAAGCACAGTGGGGAGAGGCCCTACCCCTGTGACATGTGCAACAAAAGCTATTCCAGACCCGATTATCTCAAAAAGCATCAGAGGATCCATCTTCAAACATCACCCACTACTGCAACCTGA